One window of Oryza brachyantha chromosome 12, ObraRS2, whole genome shotgun sequence genomic DNA carries:
- the LOC121055995 gene encoding protein ROH1-like, with protein MPVTEHQGSSSSPSPFSFGRSLLSLRRDHAAMPSGEEADLEAFQRHVAASLGELLPGEGEGGGGSGGGGAGGEEILSVAWIRRLLEAFILCQEEFRVFVAQARRRGGALPAAGEKLVVEFHERAVKALDVCNAARDGVDQVRRWERLADIAASVLLAPGEIHEGQLRRSRKALSDLAVLLVDDTTASGSGGVASFLASHRNRSFGRARASPSRSASALAGASSATSASHFRSLSWSVSRAWSASRQLQAIGAGLAAPRAHEAGLAAPVYAMGCVLHLAAWALVAAVPCPDRSAALQAHHLPAAPPRAAFPWAAPLLTLQERLAEEGKRKDRRNSCGLLKEIHVLEKSTQKLAEAIDAAPIPLFGDREADVREAAAELAAVCAAMRDGLEPLERQVREVFHRIVRSRVEGLDSSMHNAD; from the coding sequence ATGCCGGTGACGGAACACCAGGGCTCCTCATCCTCCCCCTCGCCCTTCTCGTTCGGCCGCTCGCTCCTCTCGCTGCGGCGCGACCACGCCGCGATGCCGTcgggcgaggaggcggaccTCGAGGCGTTCCAGCGCCACGTCGCGGCGAGCCTCGGGGAGCTGCTGCCTGGGGAAGGGGAGGGTGGGGGTGGgagtgggggagggggagcgggaggggaggagatCTTGTCCGTGGCGTGGATCCGGAGGCTTCTTGAGGCGTTTATTCTTTGCCAGGAGGAGTTCCGGGTGTTTGTCGCGCAGGCGCGCCGCCGTGGGGGCGCACTCCCGGCCGCCGGGGAGAAGCTGGTGGTGGAGTTCCATGAGAGGGCTGTGAAGGCGCTCGATGTCTGCAACGCGGCGAGGGATGGCGTCGATCAGGTGAGGCGGTGGGAGCGGCTCGCTGATATTGCGGCGTCCGTGCTGCTCGCGCCGGGGGAGATCCATGAGGGCCAGCTCCGCCGCTCGCGGAAGGCGCTCTCCGACCTCGCCGTGCTTCTCGTCGATGACACCACCGcctccggcagcggcggcgtcgcgtcTTTCCTGGCGTCCCACCGCAACCGCTCCttcggccgcgcgcgcgcgtcgccgtcgcgctccgcctccgcgctcgccggcgcctcctccgccacctcgGCGTCCCACTTCCGCTCCCTCTCCTGGAGCGTGTCCCGCGCGTGGTCGGCATCGCGGCAGCTGCAGGCGATCGGGGCCgggctcgccgcgccgcgcgcgcacgaGGCGGGTCTCGCGGCGCCGGTGTACGCCATGGGATgcgtgctccacctcgccgcgtgggcgctcgtcgccgccgtcccgtgCCCCGACCGCTCCGCCGCGCTGCAGGCGCACCACCtccccgcggcgccgccccgcgccgcgtTCCCATGGGCCGCGCCCCTCCTCACCCTGCAAGAACGCCTCGCCGAGGAGGGAAAGCGCAAGGACAGGCGCAATTCCTGCGGGCTCCTCAAGGAAATCCATGTCCTCGAGAAGTCCACGCAGAAGCTCGCCGAGGCGATCGACGCGGCGCCCATCCCGCTCTTCGGGGACAGGGAAGCCGACGTgcgggaggccgcggcggagctcgccgccgtgtgCGCCGCCATGAGAGACGGGCTGGAGCCACTGGAGAGGCAGGTGCGCGAGGTGTTCCACCGCATCGTGCGCAGCCGCGTGGAGGGCCTCGACTCCTCCATGCACAATGCCGATTGA
- the LOC102711031 gene encoding fibrous sheath CABYR-binding protein-like, whose protein sequence is MDLDLAVQVSRQPVSGEDFAFATSDTDAAFLVLAHLPGYDKEEVEVVVGEGGREVGVVVGARKEDSFAVEAVVGRRLRVAHRQVVEGFCRVFDVPDGVEVGRISVGFEEDDDLLVVVMPKLRPAPAESGCGEGRLDVESADTECGSSNAEDFEVEPEQDDVAVETEVELDDESSSLELEYEDWIDVESSESEPEPPRDVAVEAPVPVEEDVPVEEEVAVETPVPVEEDVLELPPTVVDIECDVVFEPAYRELPVETPIEVVGPPHVEPAPPPDAPDPINIPCVVEEPKPPAVADEPEEPKPPAAVEPPAEETPTAQEEPEPDPEPPAAEEPPPVDPEPSQQQPPEETPPVEPAAQEQPVQEQDPPAAVEPPPAEEAEPEPRAGEEEEDEESSGSSESSGSENDGGGNRTGSGRRRRRTGQGQGRRPRRRRRGGLSLGMVVAPAVILLAILAARRRRQQRAPGGQ, encoded by the exons ATGgacctcgacctcgccgtgcAAGTCTCCCGCCAGCCCGTCTCCGGCGAGGACTTCGCCTTCGCCACCTCCGACACCGACGCCGCCTTCCTCGTCCTCGCCCACCTCCCCG GGTATGacaaggaggaggtggaggtcgtcgtcggcgagggcgggagggaggtgggcgtcgtcgtcggtgcgAGGAAGGAGGACTCGTtcgcggtggaggcggtggtcgGGAGGAGGCTCCGGGTGGCGCACCGGCAGGTGGTGGAGGGGTTCTGCAGGGTGTTCGACGTGCCGGACGGCGTCGAGGTGGGGCGGATCTCTGTCGGGTTTGAGGAGGACGATGAtctgctcgtcgtcgtcatgcCCAAActgcggccggcgccggcggagagcGGCTGCGGCGAGGGCCGGCTTGACGTCGAGAGCGCGGACACGGAGTGTGGGTCGTCCAACGCCGAGGACTTCGAGGTCGAGCCTGAGCAggacgacgtcgccgtcgagaCGGAGGTTGAGCTCGACGACGAGTCATCGAGCCTCGAGTTGGAGTACGAGGACTGGATCGACGTCGAGTCTTCGGAgtcggagccggagccgccgcgcgACGTTGCGGTGGAGGCGCCGGTGCCAGTGGAGGAGGACGTgccggtggaggaggaagtgGCGGTGGAGACGCCAGTGCCAGTGGAGGAGGACGtgctg GAGCTGCCGCCGACGGTGGTCGACATCGAGTGTGACGTCGTGTTCGAGCCGGCGTACCGGGAGCTGCCGGTGGAGACGCCGATCGAGGTCGTCGGGCCGCCCCACGTCGAGCCGGCGCCTCCCCCCGACGCGCCTGACCCGATCAACATCCCCTGCGTCGTCGAGGAGCCGAAACCGCCGGCTGTTGCGGACGAGCCCGAGGAGCCGaagccgccggccgccgtggaaCCACCAGCTGAGGAGACGCCAACCGCGCAAGAAGAGCCAGAGCCAGACCCAgagccaccggcggcggaggaaccACCTCCCGTCGATCCGGAGCCCTCCCAGCAGCAGCCACCGGAGGAGACGCCGCCCGTAGAACCGGCGGCGCAAGAACAACCGGTGCAAGAGCAAGAtccaccggcggcggtcgAACCGCCACCCGCCGAAGAAGCGGAGCCGGAGCCAAGGgccggagaggaagaagaagacgaagaaTCCTCTGGAAGCAGCGAGAGCAGCGGATCGGAGAACGACGGAGGCGGGAACAGGACGGGCAGTGGCCGTCGTCGGCGCAGGACGGGGCAGGGGCAGggccggcggccgcgacgcAGGAGGCGCGGCGGGCTGTCGCTAGggatggtggtggcgccggcggtgatCCTGCTCGCGATCctcgcggcgaggaggcggcggcagcagcgcgcGCCGGGCGGGCAGTGA
- the LOC102713693 gene encoding uncharacterized protein LOC102713693 isoform X2, whose product MKVDCAAPDVGADDALGIWKIDDADNSFYTQPFRIKYARQDIYLSVMVSFNIFNSEEEGPAASSIILKFELIYAPTLENGSDIQASSATSSAAVHEFRVPRRALLGSHSYCPVHFDAFHSVLVDLTLHIVYLKAGAAKSSLKIPDQGLGPTSHHIVKALLTSREMLLEELKKISDAIGKTIEDLDAADLSLGKYEAVQPAKSALPNSNKVFPATTKGVGHLAGILHDFLEKPNSAVDGANDVMLYTLPKEELLELFLTVSSQLSLLWNAFLKFHRINKTKILDHLREIWALDRKSEWSIWTVHSKIEIPHRYLRSMSEESSHRHSLMRVSGSRKFHDDPVQNSASRAELHRKSIAQMKINTLSVQDMYIYADPSRVPVVLIEQHVMVVPQHGSSKDLATNSSEQKDTIVLPKLQGDSLALKSSAGKKGGRILRAVIFVHGFQGHHLDLRLVRNQWLLLDPGAECLMSEANEDKTSGDFKEMGGRLAGEVVAFLKKKVDKLAKYGGCKELKLSFVGHSIGNVIIRTALAEPALQPYLKNLYTYMSISGPHLGYWYSSNSLFNSGLWLLKKLKGAQCIHQLTFSDDQDPQNTFFYKLCKLKTLENFKNIILLSSPQDGYVPYHSARIELCPAASTDNSKKGQVFTEMLNNCLDQIRAPSSETRIFMRCDVNFDQSAHGRNLNTMIGRAAHIEFLETDIYAKFIMWSFPELFR is encoded by the exons ATGAAG GTGGATTGTGCAGCTCCTGATGTTGGTGCGGACGATGCGTTGGGGATTTGGAAAATAGATGATGCCGATAACAGCTTCTACACACAGCCATTTCGAATTAAATATGCTAGACAAGACATTTATCTATCAGTTATGGTGTCTTTTAATATATTCAACAGTGAAGAAGAG gGCCCAGCTGCTTCATCTATTATATTGAAATTTGAGCTGATATACGCCCCTACACTGGAGAATGG ATCTGATATTCAAGCTTCTAGTGCCACATCTTCGGCTGCTGTGCATGAATTTAGAGTCCCACGCCGAGCACTCCTTGGTTCACACTCATATTGTCCAGTTCACTTTGACGCATTCCACTCCGTGCTTGTTGATCTGACTTTACATATTGTGTACCTCAAAGCTGGTGCAGCTAAATCATCATTGAAG ATACCAGACCAAGGTTTAGGACCAACATCGCATCACATTGTGAAGGCATTATTAACCTCTAGGGAAATGCTACTTGAAGAACTAAAGAAAATCAGTGATGCAATTGGTAAAACAATTGAGGATTTAGATGCTGCGGACTTAAGTCTTGGTAAATACGAGGCAGTTCAGCCTGCAAAATCAGCTCTACCTAATTCTAATAAGGTTTTCCCAGCAACTACCAAGGGTGTTGGGCACTTGGCTGGCATTTTACATGACTTTCTGGAG AAACCCAATAGTGCAGTTGATGGTGCCAATGATGTTATGCTGTATACACTTCCTAAGGAAGAGTTGTTAGAATTGTTTCTAACTGTGAGCAGCCAACTTTCACTTCTATGGAATGCTTTCTTGAAATTTCATAG GATAAATAAAACCAAGATATTGGACCACCTGCGTGAAATTTGGGCCCTTGACCGGAAATCAGAATGGTCAATCTGGACTGTTCACTCAAAAATTGAGATACCACACCGCTATTTACGTAGTATGAGTGAAGAGTCATCTCACCGTCATTCCCTTATGAGAGTTTCTGGCTCAAGGAAGTTCCATGATGAT CCTGTACAAAATTCTGCCTCACGGGCTGAACTGCACAGGAAAAGCATAGCACAGATGAAG ATCAACACGCTTTCTGTTCaagatatgtatatatatgcggATCCTTCGCGTGTTCCTGTTGTTCTTATAGAACAACATGTCATGGTTGTTCCGCAACATGGCTCTAGCAAGGACTTGGCAACAAATTCTTCAGAACAAAAGGATACGATTGTACTTCCTAAACTACAAGGAGATTCTTTGGCGCTGAAAAGCAGTGCTGGTAAAAAAGGTGGTCGCATATTGCGAGCTGTCATTTTTGTACATGGGTTTCAG GGGCACCATTTGGATTTACGTCTTGTACGAAATCAATGGCTTCTGTTGGATCCTGGAGCTGAGTGCTTAATGTCTGAGGCTAACGAAGATAAAACATCTGGTGATTTTAAAGAAATGGGTGGTAGGCTTGCTGGGGAAGTAGTTGCATTCTTGAAAAAGAAAGTTGATAAGCTTGCAAAGTATGGAGGCTGCAAAGAATTGAAGCTTAGTTTTGTTGGTCACTCAATTGGGAACGTTATCATCAGAACCGCGCTTGCAG AACCAGCATTACAACCATACTTGAAGAACCTGTACACGTACATGTCAATATCAGGGCCTCACTTGGGCTACTGGTACAGCTCAAACTCTTTATTTAACTCTGGCCTCTGGCTTCTAAAAAAGCTCAAGGGAGCGCAGTGCATCCATCAGCTCACTTTCAGTGATGATCAAGATCCCCAGAATACATTCTTTTATAAACTTTGTAAG TTGAAGACATTGGAgaacttcaaaaatatcatacttTTATCTTCACCACAG GATGGTTATGTACCGTATCATTCAGCAAGAATCGAGCTTTGCCCTGCTGCATCTACAGATAACTCAAAGAAGGGGCAAGTCTTTACAGAAATGCTGAACAATTGCTTAGATCAGATCCGTGCACCCTCATCTGAGACTCGGATCTTCATGCGATGCGATGTGAACTTTGATCAGTCTGCTCATGGACGCAACCTAAACACCATGATTGGCAGAGCAGCGCACATAGAGTTCCTGGAGACTGACATCTATGCCAAGTTCATCATGTGGTCCTTCCCTGAGCTTTTTCGATGA
- the LOC102713693 gene encoding protein FAM135B-like isoform X1 has protein sequence MFSRMRCLVGGGVEDSPLGAVRRVSPASRRVHNANSNAAAAGTEDKSGFSFRSPDVMETVHEVAIYIHRFHNLDLFQQGWYQMKISATWEEGGAKAPASPARVVQYEAPDVGADDALGIWKIDDADNSFYTQPFRIKYARQDIYLSVMVSFNIFNSEEEGPAASSIILKFELIYAPTLENGSDIQASSATSSAAVHEFRVPRRALLGSHSYCPVHFDAFHSVLVDLTLHIVYLKAGAAKSSLKIPDQGLGPTSHHIVKALLTSREMLLEELKKISDAIGKTIEDLDAADLSLGKYEAVQPAKSALPNSNKVFPATTKGVGHLAGILHDFLEKPNSAVDGANDVMLYTLPKEELLELFLTVSSQLSLLWNAFLKFHRINKTKILDHLREIWALDRKSEWSIWTVHSKIEIPHRYLRSMSEESSHRHSLMRVSGSRKFHDDPVQNSASRAELHRKSIAQMKINTLSVQDMYIYADPSRVPVVLIEQHVMVVPQHGSSKDLATNSSEQKDTIVLPKLQGDSLALKSSAGKKGGRILRAVIFVHGFQGHHLDLRLVRNQWLLLDPGAECLMSEANEDKTSGDFKEMGGRLAGEVVAFLKKKVDKLAKYGGCKELKLSFVGHSIGNVIIRTALAEPALQPYLKNLYTYMSISGPHLGYWYSSNSLFNSGLWLLKKLKGAQCIHQLTFSDDQDPQNTFFYKLCKLKTLENFKNIILLSSPQDGYVPYHSARIELCPAASTDNSKKGQVFTEMLNNCLDQIRAPSSETRIFMRCDVNFDQSAHGRNLNTMIGRAAHIEFLETDIYAKFIMWSFPELFR, from the exons ATGTTCAGCCGCATGAGgtgcctcgtcggcggcggcgtcgaggacAGCCCGCTTGGGGCGGTCAGGAGGGTCTCGCCGGCTTCTAGGCGGGTGCACAACGCCAActccaacgccgccgccgccggtacAGAGGACAAGAGTGGGTTCAGTTTCCGCTCGCCGGACGTGATGGAGACGGTGCACGAGGTGGCCATTTACATCCACCGCTTCCACAACCTCGATCTGTTCCAGCAAGG GTGGTATCAAATGAAGATTAGTGCAACCTGGGAGGAAGGTGGTGCAAAGGCACCAGCTTCACCTGCAAGGGTCGTGCAGTATGAAG CTCCTGATGTTGGTGCGGACGATGCGTTGGGGATTTGGAAAATAGATGATGCCGATAACAGCTTCTACACACAGCCATTTCGAATTAAATATGCTAGACAAGACATTTATCTATCAGTTATGGTGTCTTTTAATATATTCAACAGTGAAGAAGAG gGCCCAGCTGCTTCATCTATTATATTGAAATTTGAGCTGATATACGCCCCTACACTGGAGAATGG ATCTGATATTCAAGCTTCTAGTGCCACATCTTCGGCTGCTGTGCATGAATTTAGAGTCCCACGCCGAGCACTCCTTGGTTCACACTCATATTGTCCAGTTCACTTTGACGCATTCCACTCCGTGCTTGTTGATCTGACTTTACATATTGTGTACCTCAAAGCTGGTGCAGCTAAATCATCATTGAAG ATACCAGACCAAGGTTTAGGACCAACATCGCATCACATTGTGAAGGCATTATTAACCTCTAGGGAAATGCTACTTGAAGAACTAAAGAAAATCAGTGATGCAATTGGTAAAACAATTGAGGATTTAGATGCTGCGGACTTAAGTCTTGGTAAATACGAGGCAGTTCAGCCTGCAAAATCAGCTCTACCTAATTCTAATAAGGTTTTCCCAGCAACTACCAAGGGTGTTGGGCACTTGGCTGGCATTTTACATGACTTTCTGGAG AAACCCAATAGTGCAGTTGATGGTGCCAATGATGTTATGCTGTATACACTTCCTAAGGAAGAGTTGTTAGAATTGTTTCTAACTGTGAGCAGCCAACTTTCACTTCTATGGAATGCTTTCTTGAAATTTCATAG GATAAATAAAACCAAGATATTGGACCACCTGCGTGAAATTTGGGCCCTTGACCGGAAATCAGAATGGTCAATCTGGACTGTTCACTCAAAAATTGAGATACCACACCGCTATTTACGTAGTATGAGTGAAGAGTCATCTCACCGTCATTCCCTTATGAGAGTTTCTGGCTCAAGGAAGTTCCATGATGAT CCTGTACAAAATTCTGCCTCACGGGCTGAACTGCACAGGAAAAGCATAGCACAGATGAAG ATCAACACGCTTTCTGTTCaagatatgtatatatatgcggATCCTTCGCGTGTTCCTGTTGTTCTTATAGAACAACATGTCATGGTTGTTCCGCAACATGGCTCTAGCAAGGACTTGGCAACAAATTCTTCAGAACAAAAGGATACGATTGTACTTCCTAAACTACAAGGAGATTCTTTGGCGCTGAAAAGCAGTGCTGGTAAAAAAGGTGGTCGCATATTGCGAGCTGTCATTTTTGTACATGGGTTTCAG GGGCACCATTTGGATTTACGTCTTGTACGAAATCAATGGCTTCTGTTGGATCCTGGAGCTGAGTGCTTAATGTCTGAGGCTAACGAAGATAAAACATCTGGTGATTTTAAAGAAATGGGTGGTAGGCTTGCTGGGGAAGTAGTTGCATTCTTGAAAAAGAAAGTTGATAAGCTTGCAAAGTATGGAGGCTGCAAAGAATTGAAGCTTAGTTTTGTTGGTCACTCAATTGGGAACGTTATCATCAGAACCGCGCTTGCAG AACCAGCATTACAACCATACTTGAAGAACCTGTACACGTACATGTCAATATCAGGGCCTCACTTGGGCTACTGGTACAGCTCAAACTCTTTATTTAACTCTGGCCTCTGGCTTCTAAAAAAGCTCAAGGGAGCGCAGTGCATCCATCAGCTCACTTTCAGTGATGATCAAGATCCCCAGAATACATTCTTTTATAAACTTTGTAAG TTGAAGACATTGGAgaacttcaaaaatatcatacttTTATCTTCACCACAG GATGGTTATGTACCGTATCATTCAGCAAGAATCGAGCTTTGCCCTGCTGCATCTACAGATAACTCAAAGAAGGGGCAAGTCTTTACAGAAATGCTGAACAATTGCTTAGATCAGATCCGTGCACCCTCATCTGAGACTCGGATCTTCATGCGATGCGATGTGAACTTTGATCAGTCTGCTCATGGACGCAACCTAAACACCATGATTGGCAGAGCAGCGCACATAGAGTTCCTGGAGACTGACATCTATGCCAAGTTCATCATGTGGTCCTTCCCTGAGCTTTTTCGATGA
- the LOC102713965 gene encoding WD repeat-containing protein 48 has product MHRVGSAGNTAGSSRPRKEKRFTYVLNDADNKKHCAGINCLSYLKASTSGTSDYLFTGSRDGTLKRWESKNGVPSFSATFESHVDWVNDAIVVGQNLVSCSSDTTLKVWNSLSDGACTRTLRQHSDYVTCLAAAENNSNICASGGLGGEVFIWDLDSALAPVAKSVDAKEDETPNGNCGPALTTLCNVNSSSNLASTNGQSHGYSPIAAKGHKDSVYALAMNDTGTLLVSGGTEKVVRLWDSRTGSKKVKLRGHTDNIRALLIDSTGRFCLSGSSDSMIRLWDLGQQRCVHSYAVHTDSVWALASTPSFTHVYSGGRDQSVYLTDLGNRESVLLCTNEHPVLQLSLQDDMIWVATTDSSVHGWEAERENPENLFKKGGSFLAGNLSFSRARASLEGSAPVPIHKEPSSVMPGIPAIIQHEILNNRRHVLTKDTAGSVKLWEITRGAVIEDFGKVPFEDKKKELFEMVSIPAWFTMDARLGCLSVHLDTPQCFSAEIYAVDLNVAGAQEDLKINLAQETLRGLLVHWSKRKQRSGSHGLSNGDTSTGKDVSLRNLPHPRSEVDDGAENHASQMLPSFEFSTVSPPSIITEGSSGGPWRKRITDLDGTESDIPWWIVDCVEHNRFPKENTKCGFYLHPAEGSPAPNITQGKLSAPRILRIHKVANYVVEKLDRPLDGNADSTFAMGLTSGQSQFSALDSSSRLGLKPWQKSKPSVEILCNSQVLLPEMSLATVRAYVWKKPEDLILNYRVVQSR; this is encoded by the exons ATGCATCGTGTTGGGAGTGCTGGTAACACGGCAGGTTCAAGTCGGCCGAGGAAGGAGAAGCGCTTTACGTATGTGCTCAATGACGCTGATAACAAAAAG CATTGTGCTGGGATCAACTGCTTGTCATACCTAAAAGCATCTACTTCTGGCACAAGTGATTATCTTTTTACTGGGAGTCGGGATGGTACCTTGAAGAGATGGGAGTCAAAAAATGGAGTTCCAAGCTTCTCGGCGACTTTTGAGTCACATGTTGACTGG GTTAATGATGCCATTGTTGTTGGCCAAAATCTTGTTTCCTGTTCCTCAGATACCACTCTAAAG GTTTGGAATTCTTTGTCAGATGGTGCTTGCACCAGGACTCTCCGGCAGCATTCTGATTACGTGACCTGTCTTGCTGCAGCTGAAAATAAT AGTAATATTTGTGCCTCTGGTGGCCTTGGTGGTGAGGTCTTTATATGGGACCTTGATTCTGCTCTTGCTCCTGTGGCCAAATCTGTAGATGCAAAAGAGGACGAAACTCCTAATGGAAACTGTGGGCCTGCTTTGACAACCTTGTGCAATGTAAATTCTAGCAGCAACCTTGCTTCCACCAATGGTCAATCACATGGGTACAGTCCAATTGCTGCCAAAGGTCATAAAGATTCAGTTTATGCATTGGCAATGAATGACACAGGAACCTTGCTTGTCTCTGGTGGTACTGAAAAG GTTGTTCGGCTTTGGGACTCCAGGACAGGTTCAAAAAAGGTGAAATTGAGAGGGCACACTGACAATATCAGGGCTTTACTTATTGACTCTACTGGCAG gTTCTGTCTTTCAGGCTCATCTGATTCAATGATAAG ACTATGGGATCTGGGACAGCAGCGATGTGTGCATTCTTATGCTGTGCATACTGATTCTGTTTGGGCACTTGCAAGCACTCCTTCGTTTACTCATGTTTATAGTGGCGGAAGAGATCAGTCG GTATACTTGACAGATTTAGGCAACCGAGAGAGTGTCTTACTCTGCACAAATGAGCACCCAGTCCTACAATTGTCCTTGCAGGATGATATGATATGGGTTGCCACAACTGATTCTTCTGTGCATGGATGGGAAGCTGAAAGGGAGAATCCAGAAAATCTTTTCAAAAAAGGTGGTTCATTCTTAGCTGGGAATTTGTCATTCTCCAGGGCAAGAGCTTCTTTAGAAGGATCAGCACCT GTCCCTATACACAAAGAACCATCTTCCGTTATGCCTGGCATTCCAGCAATAATTCAGCATGAGATCCTGAATAATAGAAGGCATGTACTGACAAAG GACACTGCTGGTTCAGTCAAATTATGGGAGATTACTCGAGGAGCTGTTATCGAAGACTTTGGCAAG GTTCCTTTTGAGGATAAGAAAAAAGAGTTGTTTGAGATG gttaGTATACCTGCCTGGTTTACCATGGATGCTCGATTGGGATGTCTGTCCGTCCACCTGGATACACCTCAATGCTTTTCTGCAGAGATATATGCAGTTGACTTAAATGTTGCTGGAGCACAGGAAGATCTTAAG attAATTTGGCCCAGGAGACTCTCCGTGGTTTGTTAGTTCATTGGAGTAAAAGAAAGCAGAGATCTGGTTCACATGGCTTGTCGAATGGTGACACTTCAACAGGAAAGGATGTATCCTTGAGAAATTTGCCACATCCAAGATCTGAGGTTGATGATGGGGCTGAAAACCATGCAAGTCAGATGCTTCCctcatttgaattttctacagTTTCACCTCCATCAATCATCACAGAAGGTTCTAGTGGAGGGCCTTGGAGAAAGAGAATTACAGATTTGGATGGAACTGAGAGTGATATCCCATGGTGGATTGTGGACTGTGTTGAGCACAATCGATTTCCAAAAGAGAATACAAA GTGTGGATTCTATTTGCATCCTGCTGAAGGGTCACCTGCTCCGAACATAACACAAGGGAAACTTAGTGCTCCGCGGATATTGCGGATTCACAAA GTTGCTAACTATGTGGTTGAGAAACTTGATAGACCACTGGACGGAAATGCTGACAGCACATTTGCAATGGGATTAACTTCTGGCCAATCACAATTTTCAGCGCTAGATAGTTCATCACGGCTTGGACTAAAGCCATGGCAAAAATCAAAACCGTCTGTAGAGATATTGTGTAACAGCCAG GTTTTGCTGCCTGAAATGAGCTTGGCCACTGTGCGGGCTTATGTCTGGAAGAAGCCTGAGGATTTGATTCTGAACTACAGAGTGGTTCAATCAAGATGA